A window of Silurus meridionalis isolate SWU-2019-XX chromosome 28, ASM1480568v1, whole genome shotgun sequence contains these coding sequences:
- the LOC124381386 gene encoding CD209 antigen-like protein E isoform X1 has product MLYSSSEQVDMVVHIYDSLDALGQDPNREKEDADAGREKAERRLQAQHRGGDTAWGRCNRLTAVCVVLLCVLLFVVSTVLWIKFNNLKAERDQLQTSYNTLTKERDQLQTSYNTLTKERDQLQKERDFNKWKWISYSSSFYYVSNDYKSWEESRQNCRDKGADLMIINSREEQEFISKHISSISGVWIGLSDRDKEGEWKWVDASPLTFKDWGQWEPGGKEKENCGEIYKSSNSIIWNDNNCSKKLNCICEKNVSS; this is encoded by the exons ATGCTTTATTCTTCTTCTGAGCAGGTGGACATGGTGGTGCATATCTATGATAGTTTAGATGCTTTGGGTCAAGACCCCAACAGAGAGAAGGAAGATGCTGATGCAGGAAGAGAGAAGGCAGAGAGACGCCTACAAGCACAACATAGAG GAGGAGACACTGCATGGGGCAGGTGTAACAGActgactgcagtgtgtgtggtgctgCTGTGTGTCCTCCTGTTTGTGGTCTCCACTGTGCTGTGGATCAAATTCAACAACCTAAAAGCAGAGAGAGACCAATTACAGACCAGTTACAACACCCTAACTAAAGAgagagaccagttacagaccagttACAACACCCTAACTAAAGAGAGAGACCagttacagaaagagagagatttta ATAAATGGAAGTGGATCAGCTACAGCTCCAGTTTTTACTACGTCTCTAATGATTATAAGAGCTGGGAGGAGAGCAGACAGAACTGCAGGGACAAGGGAGCAGATCTGATGATCATCAACAGCAGAGAGGaacag GAGTTCATCAGTAAACACATCAGCAGTATCAGTGGGGTTTGGATTGGTCTGAgtgacagagataaagagggagAGTGGAAATGGGTGGACGCTTCACCACTGACCTTCAA GGACTGGGGTCAGTGGGAACCGGGtggtaaagagaaagagaattgTGGTGAAATTTACAAATCTTCAAACAGCATCATCTGGAATGACAATAACTGCTCTAAAAAACTAAACTGTATCTGTGAGAAAAATGTTTCTTCCTGA
- the LOC124381386 gene encoding CD209 antigen-like isoform X3: protein MLYSSSEQVDMVVHIYDSLDALGQDPNREKEDADAGREKAERRLQAQHRDKWKWISYSSSFYYVSNDYKSWEESRQNCRDKGADLMIINSREEQEFISKHISSISGVWIGLSDRDKEGEWKWVDASPLTFKDWGQWEPGGKEKENCGEIYKSSNSIIWNDNNCSKKLNCICEKNVSS, encoded by the exons ATGCTTTATTCTTCTTCTGAGCAGGTGGACATGGTGGTGCATATCTATGATAGTTTAGATGCTTTGGGTCAAGACCCCAACAGAGAGAAGGAAGATGCTGATGCAGGAAGAGAGAAGGCAGAGAGACGCCTACAAGCACAACATAGAG ATAAATGGAAGTGGATCAGCTACAGCTCCAGTTTTTACTACGTCTCTAATGATTATAAGAGCTGGGAGGAGAGCAGACAGAACTGCAGGGACAAGGGAGCAGATCTGATGATCATCAACAGCAGAGAGGaacag GAGTTCATCAGTAAACACATCAGCAGTATCAGTGGGGTTTGGATTGGTCTGAgtgacagagataaagagggagAGTGGAAATGGGTGGACGCTTCACCACTGACCTTCAA GGACTGGGGTCAGTGGGAACCGGGtggtaaagagaaagagaattgTGGTGAAATTTACAAATCTTCAAACAGCATCATCTGGAATGACAATAACTGCTCTAAAAAACTAAACTGTATCTGTGAGAAAAATGTTTCTTCCTGA
- the LOC124381386 gene encoding CD209 antigen-like protein E isoform X2, whose product MVVHIYDSLDALGQDPNREKEDADAGREKAERRLQAQHRGGDTAWGRCNRLTAVCVVLLCVLLFVVSTVLWIKFNNLKAERDQLQTSYNTLTKERDQLQTSYNTLTKERDQLQKERDFNKWKWISYSSSFYYVSNDYKSWEESRQNCRDKGADLMIINSREEQEFISKHISSISGVWIGLSDRDKEGEWKWVDASPLTFKDWGQWEPGGKEKENCGEIYKSSNSIIWNDNNCSKKLNCICEKNVSS is encoded by the exons ATGGTGGTGCATATCTATGATAGTTTAGATGCTTTGGGTCAAGACCCCAACAGAGAGAAGGAAGATGCTGATGCAGGAAGAGAGAAGGCAGAGAGACGCCTACAAGCACAACATAGAG GAGGAGACACTGCATGGGGCAGGTGTAACAGActgactgcagtgtgtgtggtgctgCTGTGTGTCCTCCTGTTTGTGGTCTCCACTGTGCTGTGGATCAAATTCAACAACCTAAAAGCAGAGAGAGACCAATTACAGACCAGTTACAACACCCTAACTAAAGAgagagaccagttacagaccagttACAACACCCTAACTAAAGAGAGAGACCagttacagaaagagagagatttta ATAAATGGAAGTGGATCAGCTACAGCTCCAGTTTTTACTACGTCTCTAATGATTATAAGAGCTGGGAGGAGAGCAGACAGAACTGCAGGGACAAGGGAGCAGATCTGATGATCATCAACAGCAGAGAGGaacag GAGTTCATCAGTAAACACATCAGCAGTATCAGTGGGGTTTGGATTGGTCTGAgtgacagagataaagagggagAGTGGAAATGGGTGGACGCTTCACCACTGACCTTCAA GGACTGGGGTCAGTGGGAACCGGGtggtaaagagaaagagaattgTGGTGAAATTTACAAATCTTCAAACAGCATCATCTGGAATGACAATAACTGCTCTAAAAAACTAAACTGTATCTGTGAGAAAAATGTTTCTTCCTGA